From a region of the bacterium genome:
- the carA gene encoding glutamine-hydrolyzing carbamoyl-phosphate synthase small subunit has protein sequence MTKEAHLILADGTIYSGKSFGYEGNRFGEVVFNTALSGYQEILTDPSYAGQIVVMTYPQIGNYGINPMDVESRGLFLSGFVVKENSPIVSNYRSSQDLGSYLKKWKVPGVEGVDTRALVRKIRDGGAQQALIVVGPLKNKNKLLEQAKNLPSMEGQDLAKTVSSTKKSEWKEGVVTLEEELSKKRSKVKAKYHVVAYDFGMKQNISRLLTSHGCKVTIVPSNTPAEEVLKYNPDGIFLSNGPGDPAMCEEPIKNVKKLLGKKPMFGICLGHQIMALALGAKTYKLKFGHHGGNQPVMDVTTGKVEITSQNHGFAVDDTTLPKDVTVTHINLNDRTVEGIEHKKQQAFCVQYHPEAAPGPHDSAYLFKRFTDMMDKR, from the coding sequence ATGACAAAAGAAGCTCATTTAATTTTAGCCGACGGCACCATTTATAGCGGCAAGTCGTTTGGATACGAAGGTAACCGATTTGGCGAGGTGGTGTTTAATACAGCACTCTCGGGTTATCAGGAAATCTTAACCGATCCCTCGTATGCTGGCCAAATTGTGGTGATGACCTATCCACAAATTGGCAACTACGGCATCAATCCCATGGATGTAGAATCGCGCGGGTTGTTTCTGTCTGGTTTTGTGGTGAAAGAAAACTCGCCCATCGTGAGTAATTACCGCTCTAGCCAAGATTTAGGCAGCTATCTTAAAAAATGGAAGGTGCCCGGTGTAGAAGGGGTGGATACCCGTGCTTTAGTCCGTAAAATCCGTGATGGAGGCGCCCAGCAGGCGCTGATAGTGGTTGGCCCTCTTAAAAATAAGAATAAGCTTTTAGAACAAGCCAAAAATCTCCCATCGATGGAAGGGCAGGATTTAGCAAAAACGGTATCGAGCACCAAAAAATCGGAATGGAAAGAGGGTGTTGTTACCCTTGAAGAAGAACTTTCTAAAAAACGCTCTAAAGTAAAAGCCAAATATCATGTGGTGGCTTACGATTTTGGAATGAAGCAGAATATTTCACGTCTTCTAACCTCGCATGGTTGCAAAGTAACGATAGTACCCAGCAATACACCTGCAGAAGAAGTGCTTAAATATAACCCGGATGGAATATTTCTTTCTAACGGCCCCGGCGACCCCGCTATGTGTGAAGAACCTATTAAAAATGTGAAGAAGCTCCTGGGCAAAAAGCCCATGTTTGGCATTTGCTTAGGTCATCAAATTATGGCGCTGGCCTTGGGTGCTAAAACCTACAAACTTAAGTTTGGCCATCATGGTGGTAATCAGCCGGTGATGGATGTGACCACAGGGAAAGTAGAAATTACCTCTCAAAACCACGGTTTTGCTGTGGACGACACAACACTCCCAAAAGATGTGACTGTTACGCACATTAATTTAAATGATAGAACCGTGGAGGGGATTGAGCATAAAAAACAACAGGCTTTTTGTGTGCAATATCACCCGGAAGCGGCTCCCGGACCGCACGACAGTGCTTATTTATTTAAACGTTTTACCGATATGATGGACAAGCGATAA
- the carB gene encoding carbamoyl-phosphate synthase large subunit translates to MPKRTDLKKIMIIGAGPIVIGQACEFDYSGTQGVKALKEEGYEVVLVNSNPATIMTDPELADATYIEPITPEIVEKIIAKERPDAILPTLGGQTALNTAVALAKRGVLEKYNVELIGAKIPAIEKAEDRELFKKAMLKIGVCVPRSGLAHSLKEAMEVIKKVGFPAIIRPAFTLGGSGGNISYTKEQFKQHVLWGLECSPVKQLLIEQSVIGWKEYELEVMRDLNDNVVIICSIENLDPMGVHTGDSITIAPAQTLTDKEYQRMRDWGLKIIREIGVDTGGSNIQFAINPKNGEMIVIEMNPRVSRSSALASKATGFPIAKFASKLAVGYTLDEIKNDITKTTPASFEPSIDYVVTKIPRFTFEKFPQADDRLTIQMKSVGEVMAIGRTFKESLQKAMRSMETGTYGFEERKLKEKTAAKRTKELNEHLTVPKADRLWWVGEAFRQKYTLAKIQKLTNIDPWFLKHIEQIIAFEGKIKRGLIKGKKVDALMLKDAKQMGFSDRRLAALTGKTEDDIRNLREKEKVVPIYKRVDTCAAEFEANTPYMYSSYDQENEANATSRKKIVILGGGPNRIGQGIEFDYCCCHASFALQEEGYETIMVNCNPETVSTDYDTSDRLYFEPLTKEDVTRILQEEKPHGVIVQFGGQTPLKLAVPLEKWGAPILGTSPDSIDVAEDRQRFADMLKKLDFLQPNNGIAKSAKEAIAIAKRIGYPILVRPSYVLGGRAMQICYDEAMLAHYMETAVQASEDRPVLIDQYLEGATEVDVDALSDGTDVVIGGIMEHIEHAGVHSGDSACCLPPHSLDDSVMQTIIRQTKAMAKELKVIGLMNVQYAVKDNVVYILEVNPRASRTVPFVSKAIGVPLAKMAARVMVGKKLKDLGFTSEIIPPYRSVKESVFPFAKFPGVDTLLGPEMKSTGEVMGIDPAFGMAFAKAQAAAGTHLPKEGAVFISVRDKDKTDIVDLCKTLSQLHFKLVATHGTARFLRSHGLEVSGINKVREGSPHVVENMAEGQVQMVVNTHEGRENARDSYDIRRTALTKSIPYFTTISAAKAAVEAIKNLAETSLSVTSLQEYGARNNVVKGNFGAA, encoded by the coding sequence ATGCCAAAAAGAACAGACCTTAAAAAAATAATGATTATTGGTGCCGGCCCCATTGTGATTGGGCAGGCTTGTGAGTTTGATTACTCCGGAACTCAAGGAGTAAAGGCCTTGAAGGAAGAGGGTTATGAAGTGGTGCTGGTAAACTCAAACCCGGCTACCATCATGACCGATCCGGAATTAGCCGATGCCACCTACATCGAGCCGATTACTCCCGAAATTGTTGAAAAAATCATCGCCAAAGAACGCCCCGATGCCATCTTGCCCACTCTTGGTGGACAAACCGCTCTCAATACCGCTGTGGCTTTAGCTAAAAGAGGTGTGCTGGAAAAATATAACGTCGAGCTTATCGGTGCAAAAATCCCCGCTATCGAAAAAGCAGAAGACCGTGAGCTGTTTAAAAAGGCCATGCTTAAAATTGGTGTGTGCGTGCCTCGTAGTGGGCTGGCTCATTCGCTGAAAGAAGCGATGGAAGTGATTAAAAAAGTAGGATTTCCGGCCATCATCCGTCCCGCGTTTACCTTGGGTGGTTCGGGCGGCAATATCTCGTACACCAAAGAACAGTTTAAACAGCATGTGCTGTGGGGTTTGGAATGCTCACCAGTAAAACAGTTGCTCATCGAGCAATCGGTTATTGGCTGGAAAGAATACGAGCTGGAAGTGATGCGCGATTTGAACGATAACGTGGTGATCATCTGTTCCATCGAAAATTTAGATCCCATGGGTGTGCATACTGGCGATAGTATCACCATTGCACCTGCACAAACGCTTACCGATAAAGAATATCAGCGTATGCGTGATTGGGGATTAAAAATTATCCGCGAAATTGGTGTGGATACCGGTGGATCAAACATCCAGTTTGCCATCAACCCTAAAAATGGCGAGATGATTGTCATCGAAATGAACCCGCGTGTGTCGCGCTCGTCAGCTTTAGCCTCTAAGGCCACGGGTTTCCCGATTGCTAAATTTGCAAGCAAACTTGCGGTGGGTTACACGCTGGATGAAATTAAAAACGATATCACCAAAACCACTCCGGCCTCGTTTGAACCTTCAATCGATTACGTGGTGACCAAAATTCCGCGTTTTACCTTTGAAAAATTCCCGCAAGCCGATGACCGCCTCACCATCCAGATGAAATCGGTGGGCGAGGTGATGGCCATTGGCCGCACTTTTAAAGAATCGTTGCAAAAAGCCATGCGCTCAATGGAAACGGGTACCTATGGTTTTGAAGAAAGAAAATTAAAAGAGAAAACCGCCGCTAAACGCACCAAAGAATTAAACGAACACTTAACTGTGCCCAAAGCCGACCGTTTGTGGTGGGTAGGCGAGGCGTTCCGCCAAAAGTATACGCTCGCTAAAATTCAAAAGCTTACCAATATCGACCCGTGGTTTTTAAAACATATCGAGCAAATCATTGCCTTTGAAGGTAAAATTAAACGCGGGCTGATTAAAGGTAAAAAAGTTGATGCTTTAATGCTTAAAGATGCCAAGCAAATGGGTTTTTCCGATAGGCGGCTAGCGGCTCTCACCGGTAAAACCGAAGATGACATCCGTAATTTGCGTGAAAAAGAAAAAGTTGTTCCCATTTATAAGCGCGTGGATACCTGTGCCGCCGAATTTGAAGCGAATACTCCGTATATGTATTCGTCGTACGATCAAGAAAACGAAGCGAATGCTACAAGCCGCAAAAAGATTGTGATTTTAGGCGGGGGCCCCAACCGTATTGGCCAGGGCATTGAATTTGATTATTGCTGCTGCCATGCAAGTTTTGCGTTGCAGGAAGAAGGTTATGAAACCATCATGGTGAATTGTAACCCGGAAACTGTATCGACTGATTACGATACCTCTGATCGCCTCTATTTTGAACCTCTCACCAAAGAAGATGTGACCCGTATTTTACAGGAAGAAAAACCGCATGGGGTGATTGTGCAGTTTGGTGGACAAACCCCTCTTAAATTAGCCGTGCCTCTCGAAAAGTGGGGCGCGCCTATCTTAGGGACTTCGCCTGATAGCATCGACGTAGCTGAAGATCGCCAACGTTTTGCCGACATGCTTAAAAAGCTGGATTTTCTCCAGCCTAATAACGGTATTGCTAAATCGGCAAAAGAAGCCATCGCCATTGCTAAACGCATTGGTTATCCCATTTTAGTGCGTCCTTCGTACGTGTTAGGCGGCCGTGCCATGCAGATTTGTTACGATGAAGCAATGCTGGCCCATTATATGGAAACAGCCGTACAAGCGTCTGAAGATCGTCCCGTTCTCATCGATCAATATCTTGAAGGCGCCACAGAAGTTGATGTCGACGCACTTTCTGACGGTACAGATGTGGTGATCGGAGGGATTATGGAACATATCGAGCATGCCGGTGTGCATTCCGGCGACTCGGCCTGTTGCTTGCCTCCGCATTCTCTGGATGATTCCGTGATGCAAACCATCATTCGTCAAACCAAGGCCATGGCTAAAGAATTAAAAGTGATTGGTCTTATGAACGTGCAATACGCCGTAAAAGATAATGTCGTTTATATACTCGAAGTAAATCCCCGTGCCAGCCGTACGGTGCCATTCGTATCAAAAGCTATTGGCGTACCTTTAGCTAAAATGGCGGCCCGTGTGATGGTGGGCAAAAAATTAAAAGATTTGGGATTTACCTCGGAGATTATTCCTCCGTACCGCTCGGTAAAAGAATCAGTTTTCCCGTTTGCCAAATTCCCGGGCGTGGATACTTTGCTTGGGCCCGAAATGAAATCGACCGGTGAAGTGATGGGTATCGATCCCGCGTTTGGAATGGCTTTCGCCAAAGCGCAAGCGGCTGCCGGCACGCATCTCCCCAAAGAGGGCGCTGTGTTTATCAGTGTACGCGATAAAGATAAAACCGACATTGTGGATTTGTGTAAAACATTATCGCAGCTCCATTTTAAATTGGTGGCTACTCACGGTACCGCGCGCTTTTTACGCAGTCATGGCTTAGAAGTTAGTGGCATTAATAAAGTACGCGAAGGTTCGCCTCATGTTGTAGAAAACATGGCGGAAGGGCAAGTGCAGATGGTGGTCAATACGCACGAAGGACGCGAAAATGCGCGTGATTCGTACGATATACGCCGCACAGCCTTAACCAAGAGCATCCCGTATTTTACGACGATATCGGCAGCTAAAGCCGCCGTAGAAGCTATCAAGAACTTGGCTGAAACGAGTTTGAGTGTGACTAGTCTTCAGGAGTACGGAGCGCGCAATAATGTGGTAAAAGGTAATTTTGGGGCTGCATAA
- a CDS encoding DUF721 domain-containing protein, giving the protein MEQKPKTFSAIGDILGNTIGELNLEKNIRVYTLWKNWDKIVGDYLKTKTHPDFVTGTTLHVSVDHHMILQELEFQKTKLLSKIKEIEKSVVIEKIVFKLKKAD; this is encoded by the coding sequence GTGGAGCAAAAACCCAAAACATTTAGCGCTATCGGCGATATTTTAGGCAATACCATTGGCGAATTAAACCTCGAAAAAAATATACGCGTATACACACTTTGGAAAAACTGGGACAAAATTGTAGGAGATTATCTAAAAACTAAGACCCATCCCGACTTTGTAACAGGAACTACCCTTCATGTTTCGGTAGATCATCATATGATTTTGCAGGAGCTGGAATTTCAGAAAACAAAACTTTTGTCCAAAATCAAAGAAATCGAAAAAAGTGTGGTGATTGAAAAGATTGTGTTTAAGTTGAAGAAAGCGGATTGA
- the dksA gene encoding RNA polymerase-binding protein DksA produces MNKKDMKKFEKILLDRKAEVMQQAEVTKEAGYAFDPDDLPDEVDLASSEADQSMNMRLRDRERVLLKKIEKALKKIEAGEYGTCESCGEDIGVKRLEARPVTDLCIKCKEEEEQVEKSYAES; encoded by the coding sequence ATGAATAAAAAAGACATGAAAAAGTTTGAAAAGATTTTACTCGACCGTAAAGCCGAAGTAATGCAACAGGCTGAAGTAACCAAAGAAGCTGGCTATGCTTTTGACCCGGATGATTTACCCGATGAAGTAGATTTAGCCAGTAGCGAAGCCGATCAATCGATGAATATGCGTCTTAGAGATCGTGAACGGGTTCTTCTTAAAAAGATTGAAAAAGCCTTAAAGAAAATTGAAGCCGGTGAATACGGCACTTGCGAAAGCTGTGGCGAAGACATTGGTGTTAAACGCTTAGAAGCCCGCCCTGTGACTGATCTTTGTATTAAATGTAAGGAAGAAGAAGAACAGGTTGAAAAATCTTACGCGGAATCGTGA
- the pyrE gene encoding orotate phosphoribosyltransferase produces the protein MSLNRLKEILLKLSYEKREVTLASGRKSDFYFDGKQTALNAEGAALLGEFFFKKMLESYPQAQAVGGPTLGADPLVTAISIQSFKMGKPIPAFIIRKEPKKHGTGAWIEGIKNLSAGMNVVIVEDVVTSGGSLYTAVEKAQDFGLKVTGALCIVDREEGGREFLAGKGVPLQCLFTKTELLK, from the coding sequence ATGTCGCTTAACCGCTTAAAAGAAATACTTCTTAAACTCTCATACGAAAAACGGGAAGTAACGCTTGCCAGCGGCCGTAAGAGTGATTTTTACTTTGATGGCAAGCAAACGGCTTTAAATGCCGAAGGCGCTGCTTTATTAGGGGAGTTTTTCTTTAAAAAAATGCTTGAGAGCTACCCGCAAGCTCAAGCCGTGGGTGGGCCAACCTTGGGAGCTGATCCTTTAGTGACTGCGATTTCCATTCAAAGTTTTAAAATGGGAAAACCCATTCCTGCCTTTATTATCCGTAAAGAGCCTAAAAAACATGGTACCGGTGCCTGGATTGAAGGGATTAAAAATTTATCGGCGGGGATGAATGTGGTGATTGTAGAAGATGTGGTAACAAGCGGTGGCAGCCTTTATACTGCTGTGGAAAAAGCCCAAGATTTTGGATTAAAAGTTACAGGGGCCTTGTGTATTGTTGATCGCGAAGAGGGTGGACGTGAGTTTTTAGCTGGTAAAGGTGTTCCCCTTCAGTGTTTATTTACGAAGACGGAGTTACTCAAATAA
- a CDS encoding CDP-alcohol phosphatidyltransferase family protein, which produces MQPITLVVNHPTLFKEKILGLPSLIRTLKTLERSPEVKDIYLTGEYAAQALAFILQSLPHFKERLVLSDEPKCLVMDASFHYDPDFINHNLRYFGTSSDNSIPENWYQDLKQPGAFKEAEKKLFITIRKKTLGLIAPTLNKPVSFFITRFLVKTPITPNQITFLNMVMASIAAYLLTLPDYSLRLLAGFLGQMSSVIDGCDGEVARLKVQYSTFGGWLDTVSDDYVNNVLFLGLFWGLFRDTGLLFYWYGGWTILIISLAVSSLIYIQLFKAKSGPNVGQLKMGWKATEEKSFYEKYIHPLGKRDFFIFLIFILLIFNLRIPLFYLMGVGAIGAFMAHGVSIFSGLKNKRNP; this is translated from the coding sequence ATGCAACCCATTACTCTTGTTGTTAATCATCCCACTCTTTTTAAAGAAAAAATCCTAGGCTTGCCATCTCTTATCCGTACACTTAAAACTTTGGAGCGATCACCAGAAGTAAAAGATATTTATCTAACTGGAGAGTATGCGGCTCAGGCTTTGGCTTTTATTTTACAATCACTTCCGCACTTTAAAGAACGGCTTGTTCTTTCTGACGAACCAAAGTGTTTGGTGATGGATGCTTCTTTTCATTACGATCCTGATTTTATCAATCATAATCTTCGTTATTTTGGTACGTCTTCTGATAATTCTATTCCAGAAAACTGGTACCAAGATTTAAAACAGCCTGGTGCTTTTAAAGAAGCCGAAAAAAAACTTTTTATCACCATTCGTAAAAAAACCTTGGGCCTTATTGCGCCCACACTCAATAAACCTGTTTCTTTTTTCATTACGCGTTTTTTAGTAAAAACACCCATTACGCCTAATCAAATTACATTTTTAAATATGGTCATGGCCAGCATAGCTGCGTATTTACTGACGCTGCCAGATTATAGCCTAAGACTATTAGCCGGTTTTTTAGGCCAAATGTCGTCGGTGATAGACGGGTGCGATGGCGAAGTGGCCCGTTTAAAAGTGCAATACTCCACTTTTGGTGGCTGGCTGGATACGGTGAGTGATGATTATGTAAATAATGTGTTATTTTTAGGATTATTTTGGGGGCTTTTTCGCGATACCGGTTTGTTGTTTTACTGGTACGGGGGCTGGACTATTTTAATTATTTCTCTCGCTGTAAGTAGCCTTATTTATATACAACTCTTTAAAGCCAAAAGTGGTCCTAATGTGGGCCAATTAAAAATGGGCTGGAAGGCAACCGAAGAAAAGAGCTTTTACGAAAAGTATATTCATCCCTTAGGCAAACGCGATTTTTTTATTTTTCTTATTTTTATTCTACTCATATTTAATCTGCGCATCCCTCTTTTTTACCTCATGGGAGTAGGGGCTATTGGTGCTTTTATGGCGCATGGCGTTTCTATTTTTTCTGGGCTCAAAAATAAGAGAAACCCCTAA